The following is a genomic window from Verrucomicrobiia bacterium.
AATTTCTGACGTCCACCGCCACGGGCCCCGAACAGGCCGCCAAAATACTGGAAGAGGACAAGTCCAGCGGCGTGCAGGGGTATGTGGTGTTTCAAATGAATTGTTGGAATCGGGTGGTGCAAACCCTCGCCGGCTCGGGCAAACCCACCTTGTACGCCGATTTCCAGTACGGCGGCAGCGGTGGCTTCCTGGTCTATAACGCCGCCTTCCTGCGGGCCCAAACCCCCAACGTCGGCTTTGTGGCCAGCAGCAACCTCGAGGATCTGGTGGACGCCGTGGCCTGTTTCCGGGTGTTGCAAAAAGGCGGCACCGCTGCCGATTTCGTGGCCGCCACGGCCAGATTGCGCCAGCAGGCCACCCGCCGCGAAGCACGCGCCTCCGTGCGGGATGACCGGCCGGCCCTGTTGCCCATTGATGAATGCGTGCGGCGCATGCGCCAGTCCAAAATCCTTGCCGTCCGCGATCAATCCGCCGGCCCCGAGGGGACCTGCATGGAGATTCCCGTCCAGCGCATCAGTTTTGCCGAGCTGAACGAGGCCTGGAAAAACGCCAATAAGGAGGAGGCGCGTCTAATCGCCTACCGCTGGAGCAAAGGAGCTGCCAAGGTGGCCGGGGTGGACTGGAGCACCCTTGAGACCAGCGCCGCCATGTACCTGGCGCAAAAGGAGGTCATGAAACGCCACCAGGCCAACGCCATCACCATCAATTGCCTCGGGGGCTTTTATGGCGGCCACATCCACGCCTATCCCTGCCTGGGCTTTTATGAGCTCCTCAATGAAGGGCTGATTGGCGCCTGCGAGTGTGACATCCGCTCCACCGCCACCATGGTGGCGT
Proteins encoded in this region:
- a CDS encoding twin-arginine translocation signal domain-containing protein, giving the protein MKTFRPFSLSRCDQCPLSRRHFLGLAGAACAGLAASAALPQWSQAAATPTPKMKLRLVFALHAPVQPGPDWPNKGFDFRPFMQKVERTLTRQCRDFEFLTSTATGPEQAAKILEEDKSSGVQGYVVFQMNCWNRVVQTLAGSGKPTLYADFQYGGSGGFLVYNAAFLRAQTPNVGFVASSNLEDLVDAVACFRVLQKGGTAADFVAATARLRQQATRREARASVRDDRPALLPIDECVRRMRQSKILAVRDQSAGPEGTCMEIPVQRISFAELNEAWKNANKEEARLIAYRWSKGAAKVAGVDWSTLETSAAMYLAQKEVMKRHQANAITINCLGGFYGGHIHAYPCLGFYELLNEGLIGACECDIRSTATMVAFTTLTQGRPGYISDPVMDTAKGQIIYAHCVASSKPFGPQGRANPYQILTHSEDRQGASVRSLLPAGYLLTTLEVDNGRKEILLHRARAVGNDPDDRACRTKLCAVPLGDFEKLFTFWDQWGWHRVTFYGDLREPAFELAKALGWKVVEEA